In Lycium ferocissimum isolate CSIRO_LF1 chromosome 11, AGI_CSIRO_Lferr_CH_V1, whole genome shotgun sequence, a single genomic region encodes these proteins:
- the LOC132036957 gene encoding WRKY transcription factor 71-like, producing the protein MSDNNPFHHDYAFPFFGENPSIYNDHQVPQANTQNPHHNQDFDYPSSYMSTLTECLHGGSMDHYNSLSSAFGINNNCLSSSEVVCPPIDHHQESSRKNNVDQIPLTPNSLVSSSSNSEAGGHEEDSSKINKDLQAEDQCEDGDDDKSKKVSKAKKKGEKKQKEPRFAFMTKSEIDNLEDGYRWRKYGQKAVKNSPFPRSYYRCTSQKCTVKKRVERSYQDPSIVITTYEGQHNHHCPATLRGNAAAALLSPSFLSSQQLIHPHEQQLFYNPNLPINSSFYNTNYNYHQQPQLGPDYQYGLFQDMVASLIRKRES; encoded by the exons atGTCTGACAATAACCCTTTTCATCATGATTAtgcatttcctttctttggtgAAAATCCCTCAATTTATAATGATCATCAAGTACCACAAGCCAACACACAAAACCCTCATCATAATCAAGATTTTGATTATCCTTCATCTTATATGAGTACTCTCACAGAGTGTTTACATGGGGGGTCTATGGATCACTACAACTCTTTATCAAGCGCTTTTggcataaataataattgcTTATCATCCTCTGAAGTTGTTTGTCCACCTATAGATCATCATcaagaatcttcaagaaaaaataatgttgATCAAATTCCCTTGACACCTAATTCTTTGGTCTCTTCATCTTCTAATAGTGAAGCTGGTGGTCATGAAGaagattcttcaaaaatcaaTAAAGATCTACAAGCAGAAGATCAGTGTGAAGATGGAGATGATGATAAGTCTAAGAAAGT GAGCAAagcaaagaaaaaaggagaaaagaagcAAAAGGAACCAAGATTTGCATTTATGACCAAGAGTGAGATTGACAATCTTGAAGATGGCTATAGATGGAGAAAATATGGACAGAAGGCAGTGAAGAACAGCCCTTTTCCGAG GAGTTATTATAGATGCACAAGTCAAAAGTGCACTGTGAAGAAACGTGTTGAAAGATCATATCAAGATCCATCAATCGTGATCACTACATACGAAGGCCAACACAACCATCATTGTCCAGCAACTCTTCGAGGAAATGCTGCTGCTGCTTTGTTATCACCTTCCTTCTTATCCTcacaacaattaattcatcctCATGAACAACAACTCTTTTATAATCCAAATCTCCCTATTAATAGTTCCTTCTATAATACTAATTATAACTATCATCAACAGCCCCAATTAGGTCCTGATTATCAATATGGACTATTTCAAGATATGGTTGCTTCATTGATCCGCAAACGAGAGTCATGA
- the LOC132037275 gene encoding LOW QUALITY PROTEIN: exopolygalacturonase-like (The sequence of the model RefSeq protein was modified relative to this genomic sequence to represent the inferred CDS: inserted 1 base in 1 codon) — translation MVSFASAIFGVWLLVFLSIANAQYYHSPLKYFNVKDYGAVADEKRDNSQAFLKAWDDACQWRGNSVVYIPYGTYKLGTVSFEGPCRGFMRFVIKGVLKAPTHPSLFNTNTWIAFRYIDGLVVKGGGYLDGQGAAAWPYNDCSKNPQCMPLPVTMRFDFVTNSRIHHLRSINSKNSHINLFACNNINISFVRLTAPADSPNTDGIHIGLSTNIKISRTVIQTGDDCISMVNGSQNITISDVTCGPGHGISIGSLGKSPGEFVTGINVRNCTFIGTQNGARIKTWAPSLSSQASDIFFGDIYMENVHNPILIDQQYCPXPSCSNQLGQDNSKVQISNVTFSNIWGISSSKVAITLKCSKLVPCKNVQLNNINLVYHGRGGPAESSCLNVIGASYGRQSPPSCL, via the exons atggtttcattTGCTTCTGCAATTTTTGGTGTGTGGTTGTTAGTATTCTTGAGCATAGCTAATGCCCAATATTATCATTCACCATTGAAGTACTTCAATGTCAAGGATTATGGTGCAGTTGCTGATGAGAAGAGAGATAATAGTCAG GCATTTCTGAAGGCATGGGATGATGCTTGTCAATGGAGAGGAAATAGTGTGGTTTATATTCCATATGGAACTTACAAGTTGGGTACAGTTTCATTTGAGGGTCCATGCAGGGGATTCATGAGATTTGTAATAAAAGGGGTATTAAAAGCTCCCACTCATCCATCTTTGTTCAATACAAACACCTGGATTGCTTTTCGTTACATAGATGGGCTAGTTGTTAAAGGTGGTGGTTATTTGGATGGGCAAGGTGCTGCTGCTTGGCCTTACAATGATTGTTCCAAAAATCCCCAATGCATGCCTCTTCCTGTG ACAATGAGATTTGACTTCGTGACAAATTCAAGAATCCATCATTTGAGATCAATCAACAGCAAGAACTCCCACATCAACCTCTTTGCCTGcaacaacataaacataagTTTCGTACGATTGACAGCTCCAGCCGATAGCCCAAATACCGACGGCATTCACATCGGACTTTCAACCAACATTAAAATTTCAAGAACTGTCATTCAGACCGGCGATGACTGTATTTCCATGGTTAATGGAAGTCAAAACATCACCATTTCCGATGTTACTTGTGGACCTGGTCATGGGATTAGCATAGGTAGCCTAGGAAAATCTCCTGGAGAATTTGTTACAGGGATAAATGTGAGAAATTGCACGTTTATCGGTACTCAAAATGGTGCAAGGATCAAAACTTGGGCACCTTCTTTGTCAAGTCAGGCTTCTGATATATTTTTTGGTGACATTTACATGGAAAATGTCCATAATCCAATCCTAATTGATCAACAATATTGCC TTCCTTCTTGCAGCAACCAGCTG GGACAGGACAATTCCAAAGTACAAATAAGCAATGTGACATTCAGTAATATATGGGGAATATCTAGTTCAAAAGTCGCAATCACCTTAAAATGTAGCAAATTGGTGCCCTGTAAGAATGTGCAGCTTAACAATATCAACTTGGTGTACCATGGACGAGGAGGACCAGCTGAGTCTTCGTGCTTAAACGTGATTGGTGCTTCGTATGGAAGACAATCTCCTCCTAGTTGTTTATGA
- the LOC132036897 gene encoding AT-hook motif nuclear-localized protein 16 has translation MAGSANQNQELDTIGNRKPGVDASGLMLAAKLPKVSVPVREGDSIRRPRGRPAGSKNKPKPPIIITRDSANALRAHAMEVNSGCDVNESLVNFARRKQRGICVLSATGCVTNVTLRQPATSGSIVTLHGRFEILSMLGSVLPPPAPPGVTGLTIYLAGAQGQVIGGGVVGALIASGPVVIMAATFMNATFDRLPLDDDDLVNSAANSAQNQHYQKNHQRHQVDVPDIYGLPQSVISTNGALHPEVYSWAPGRTLSKS, from the coding sequence ATGGCTGGCAGTGCAAAccaaaatcaagaacttgacACAATTGGTAACCGCAAGCCTGGAGTTGATGCAAGTGGCTTAATGTTGGCTGCAAAATTGCCAAAGGTATCGGTCCCCGTGCGCGAGGGAGATTCCATAAGACGTCCACGTGGCAGGCCAGCTGGCTCAAAGAACAAGCCTAAACCTCCAATCATCATCACGAGGGACAGCGCTAACGCCCTGCGTGCACACGCAATGGAGGTGAATTCCGGGTGTGACGTGAACGAAAGCCTAGTGAATTTTGCCCGAAGGAAGCAACGTGGCATATGCGTGCTGAGCGCTACAGGGTGCGTGACAAACGTGACATTGCGCCAACCGGCCACGTCAGGGTCAATTGTGACCCTCCATGGCCGGTTTGAAATCCTCTCGATGCTTGGGTCGGTCCTACCACCACCAGCCCCACCAGGGGTAACAGGGCTAACAATTTACTTAGCAGGCGCTCAGGGACAGGTCATAGGCGGGGGCGTGGTGGGTGCACTCATCGCCTCAGGACCCGTCGTGATCATGGCTGCAACGTTCATGAACGCGACGTTTGATCGCTTGCCATTAGACGACGATGATCTTGTTAATTCTGCTGCTAATTCTGCTCAAAACCAACATTACCAAAAGAATCATCAGCGTCATCAGGTCGATGTTCCAGATATCTATGGCTTACCACAGAGTGTAATTAGTACTAATGGTGCTTTGCATCCTGAGGTCTATTCGTGGGCACCTGGAAGGACTTTATCAAAGTCCTAG